A single region of the Pygocentrus nattereri isolate fPygNat1 chromosome 27, fPygNat1.pri, whole genome shotgun sequence genome encodes:
- the creb5a gene encoding cyclic AMP-responsive element-binding protein 5 isoform X1, with translation MNDDQDRPYVCTAPGCTQCFQREDHLIIHRHKHEMTLKFPSIKCENTLSDQTPTPTRFLRNCEEVGLFSDLELDQTTEDEEEDARQNFAVQHSSVLSQPPDESQRQHHQFQPQQPQQQQCSLAQLHDSHLHAHTSQPTSHCSMARQPTHSTANTQSAPSCLHSKQRLPAACAMQGTSTMHMNTQLSMDTNLIGIPGPAHSASGPTHQRSKVMPSQTHPAVSNGNQNPAYHTMEMMSSQQHRRAGLPLTHLPAAPHPSYQQHCHSQSQQRHQHQSQELSPHSCAHHSPPAHLHPGPAHLTATHLTHQPIPAQISPILKNAPCSQSPPHMSGGRRRRTADDDPDERRRKFLERNRAAASRCRQKRKVWVTSLEKKAEELTHTNLQLQNEVTLLRSEVTQLKQILLAHKDCPVTARQRETHGGSPTGSPIQAHTVQLNSISTTSTPTAHTHLTAHAHSAS, from the exons ATGAATGATGATCAGGACAGGCCGTATGTATGCACTGCTCCCGGATGCACTCAG TGTTTCCAAAGAGAAGATCACCTAATcattcacagacacaaacatgaGATGACCCTCAAGTTTCCCTCCATCAAGTGTGAGAACACACTGTCAG ATCAGACGCCGACTCCAACACGCTTCCTGAGAAACTGTGAGGAGGTAGGACTCTTCAGTGACCTGGAGCTCGATCAGACAAcagaagatgaagaggaagacGCCAGGCAG AACTTTGCAGTGCAGCATTCATCAGTTTTGAGCCAGCCTCCTGATGAGAGCCAGCGGCAGCATCATCAGTTCCAGCCCCAGCAgccccagcagcagcagtgctcCCTGGCCCAGCTCCATGACAGCCATCTCCACGCACACACCTCTCAGCCTACATCTCACTGCTCCATGGCACGACAACCAACCCACAGCACTGCCAACACACA GTCAGCACCCAGCTGTCTTCACAGCAAACAGAGACTTCCTGCAGCCTGTGCTATGCAAGGAACATCTACTATGCAT ATGAACACCCAGTTAAGTATGGACACCAACCTCATTGGAATACCAGGCCCTGCCCATTCTGCATCAGGCCCTACTCACCAG AGGTCAAAGGTCATGCCAAGCCAGACACACCCCGCAGTATCCAATGGGAATCAGAACCCTGCGTATCACACGATGGAGATGATGTCATCACAGCAACACAGGAGGGCAGGTCTACCACTGACACACCTGCCAGCAGCGCCTCACCCTTCTTATCAGCAGCACTGtcacagccaatcacagcaaaGACACCAACATCAAAGTCAAgagctgtcacctcacagctgTGCCCACCACTCTCCCCCTGCACACCTGCACCCAGGCCCCGCCCATCTGACCGCCACTCACCTGACACATCAGCCGATACCTGCACAG ATATCTCCGATTCTTAAAAATGCACCCTGCTCACAGTCTCCTCCACACATGAGCGGAGGGAGACGCAGGCGGACGGCAGACGATGACCCAGACGAACGCAGGCGGAAGTTTCTGGAAAGGAACAGGGCTGCAGCCTCCCGCTGCAGACAGAAAAGGAAGGTCTGGGTGACATCACTGGAAAAGAAGGCTGAGGAGCTCACACATACCAACCTGCAGCTGCAG AATGAAGTGACGTTGCTCAGGTCAGAGGTCACTCAGCTGAAGCAGATTCTGCTGGCTCATAAAGACTGCCCTGTCACTGCCAGGCAACGAGAAACGCATG GGGGCAGTCCAACAGGAAGTCCCATTCAGGCACACACCGTCCAACTCAATAGCATCTCAACGACCAGTACCcctacagcacacacacacctcaccgCTCACGCCCATTCTGCCAGCTAA
- the tril gene encoding TLR4 interactor with leucine rich repeats: MAARALLFLLLVVCLALLPAAVHAARALCPERCECGRAEQHVLCANRGLRTVPGAPPAESARLVRVLVLAGNFIDVLGASDLARYGHLARLDLQFNRIGRVHARAFARLSELQELYLGHNLLSAVPPRALQPLTKLAVLYVNDNVIEELEREAFGNLSSVVRLRLDGNALETLRESVFEPLSGLVALQLESNRLRHVHPTAFTSLTRLQFLNLSDNRQTELRDARTFAHLKSLTTLLLARNRIVHVGARIFQDLRRLSTLSLSGNRIIRLEPEALVGLSRLRELALDGNALTEVPAGLLDPLARLESLDLSANQIALVHEAAFTHLARLRVLTLRDNRLARLAGGVLAANSALRALDLRGNEWMCGCRAEALRSRAGGGGELAVRCREREEDEEEEEGKGGAERAEGMEQRGSCADEAQEERLKGGEEGEGVRVAEERAERRKKNMSTSLGDGKKRGKPRALTGALTTKTVPMTTKDAAVAQQRVDSSLQEKCYEHTAALTDACHFNRHHIANVTVDAVTDSTATVHWTAAADRGELALHFRVFFDRLGSSERFPRYAYDDGSSRALTLQELRPDSAYLACVESVVGGVSCHVASREHCAGFVTGAGVREAEAWHVAAAALALSVFLALLLGGAGLARALTRRRRSCRIKGGRAYSYSARTPFRAAMATACASSEFSAYRSGRALAEEGDLIQFTGDRLYNSAPGCREDGVTMQRFID; the protein is encoded by the coding sequence ATGGCCGCGCGCGCGCTCCTCTTCCTTCTCCTCGTCGTCTGCCTCGCGCTGCTGCCCGCTGCTGTTCACGCAGCTCGCGCTCTCTGCCCGGAGCGCTGCGAGTGCGGGCGCGCGGAACAACACGTCCTGTGCGCCAACCGGGGGCTGCGCACGGTGCCGGGCGCGCCGCCGGCGGAGAGCGCGCGGCTCGTGCGCGTCCTCGTCTTAGCGGGCAACTTCATCGATGTCTTGGGCGCGAGCGATCTGGCGCGCTACGGCCATCTGGCACGCCTCGACCTGCAGTTCAACCGCATAGGGCGCGTACATGCGCGGGCGTTCGCGAGGCTCTCTGAGCTGCAGGAGCTCTACCTGGGCCACAACCTCCTCTCCGCCGTGCCTCCGCGCGCACTACAGCCGTTAACGAAGCTTGCCGTGCTCTACGTGAACGACAACGTCATCGAGGAGCTCGAGCGCGAGGCCTTCGGAAACCTATCGAGCGTGGTGCGGCTGCGGCTGGACGGCAACGCGCTCGAGACGCTGCGCGAGTCCGTTTTCGAGCCTCTGTCCGGTCTGGTGGCGCTGCAGCTCGAATCCAACCGTCTGCGCCACGTGCACCCCACCGCCTTCACCAGCCTCACACGCCTGCAGTTCCTGAACCTCTCCGACAACCGGCAGACGGAGCTGCGCGACGCGCGCACATTTGCACACCTAAAGTCGCTCACGACGCTGCTGCTCGCGCGCAACCGCATCGTGCACGTTGGCGCGCGCATTTTCCAGGACCTGCGGAGGCTCTCGACGCTCTCGCTTAGTGGGAACAGGATCATTCGGCTCGAGCCCGAGGCTCTGGTGGGCCTCTCGCGCCTGCGGGAGCTCGCGCTGGACGGCAACGCGCTGACCGAGGTGCCCGCGGGCCTCCTAGACCCGCTCGCGCGCCTCGAAAGCCTTGACCTGAGTGCCAACCAGATCGCGCTCGTGCACGAGGCTGCCTTCACGCACCTCGCGCGCCTCCGCGTGCTCACGCTGCGCGACAACAGGCTCGCGAGGCTGGCGGGCGGCGTGCTCGCGGCCAACTCGGCACTGCGCGCGCTCGACCTCCGGGGCAACGAGTGGATGTGCGGCTGCCGCGCCGAAGCGCTGAGGAGTCGCGCGGGTGGAGGCGGAGAGCTGGCGGTGCGGTGCCGCGAGAgggaggaggacgaggaggaggaggaagggaaAGGAGGGGCTGAGCGTGCGGAGGGAATGGAGCAGAGGGGCTCGTGTGCCGATGAGGCGCAAGAGGAGAGGCTGAAGGGAGGTGAGGAGGGTGAGGGTGTAAGAGTCGCAGAGGAGCGCGCGGAGCggagaaaaaagaacatgaGCACAAGTTTAGGAGATGGCAAAAAGCGCGGGAAACCAAGAGCCCTTACGGGAGCCTTGACGACAAAAACAGTTCCCATGACAACGAAGGACGCCGCCGTCGCTCAGCAACGCGTTGACTCTTCATTACAAGAAAAGTGCTATGAACACACTGCTGCGTTAACGGACGCCTGTCACTTCAACCGTCACCACATCGCCAACGTGACCGTGGACGCGGTCACGGACAGCACGGCTACCGTCCACTGGACCGCAGCAGCGGACCGCGGCGAGCTCGCGCTGCACTTTCGGGTTTTCTTCGACCGCCTCGGCAGCTCCGAGCGCTTCCCGCGCTATGCGTACGACGACGGCTCGAGCAGGGCGCTGACGCTGCAGGAGCTCCGTCCGGACTCCGCCTACCTGGCGTGCGTTGAGAGTGTGGTGGGCGGGGTTTCGTGCCATGTGGCCTCGCGCGAGCACTGCGCAGGCTTCGTGACCGGGGCCGGCGTTCGCGAGGCGGAGGCGTGGCACGTGGCGGCGGCGGCTCTGGCGCTGAGCGTGTTTCTCGCGCTGCTGCTGGGAGGAGCGGGGCTTGCGCGCGCGCTCACGAGGAGGAGAAGGAGCTGCAGGATCAAAGGCGGGAGAGCGTACTCGTACTCCGCGCGCACGCCTTTCCGCGCTGCCATGGCAACCGCTTGCGCGTCATCCGAGTTCAGCGCGTACAGGAGCGGGCGCGCGCTGGCCGAGGAGGGAGATCTGATCCAGTTTACaggagacagactctacaacagCGCGCCCGGCTGTAGAGAGGATGGAGTCACGATGCAGCGTTTCATCGACTAG
- the creb5a gene encoding cyclic AMP-dependent transcription factor ATF-7 isoform X2: MNDDQDRPYVCTAPGCTQCFQREDHLIIHRHKHEMTLKFPSIKCENTLSDQTPTPTRFLRNCEEVGLFSDLELDQTTEDEEEDARQNFAVQHSSVLSQPPDESQRQHHQFQPQQPQQQQCSLAQLHDSHLHAHTSQPTSHCSMARQPTHSTANTQSAPSCLHSKQRLPAACAMQGTSTMHMNTQLSMDTNLIGIPGPAHSASGPTHQISPILKNAPCSQSPPHMSGGRRRRTADDDPDERRRKFLERNRAAASRCRQKRKVWVTSLEKKAEELTHTNLQLQNEVTLLRSEVTQLKQILLAHKDCPVTARQRETHGGSPTGSPIQAHTVQLNSISTTSTPTAHTHLTAHAHSAS; this comes from the exons ATGAATGATGATCAGGACAGGCCGTATGTATGCACTGCTCCCGGATGCACTCAG TGTTTCCAAAGAGAAGATCACCTAATcattcacagacacaaacatgaGATGACCCTCAAGTTTCCCTCCATCAAGTGTGAGAACACACTGTCAG ATCAGACGCCGACTCCAACACGCTTCCTGAGAAACTGTGAGGAGGTAGGACTCTTCAGTGACCTGGAGCTCGATCAGACAAcagaagatgaagaggaagacGCCAGGCAG AACTTTGCAGTGCAGCATTCATCAGTTTTGAGCCAGCCTCCTGATGAGAGCCAGCGGCAGCATCATCAGTTCCAGCCCCAGCAgccccagcagcagcagtgctcCCTGGCCCAGCTCCATGACAGCCATCTCCACGCACACACCTCTCAGCCTACATCTCACTGCTCCATGGCACGACAACCAACCCACAGCACTGCCAACACACA GTCAGCACCCAGCTGTCTTCACAGCAAACAGAGACTTCCTGCAGCCTGTGCTATGCAAGGAACATCTACTATGCAT ATGAACACCCAGTTAAGTATGGACACCAACCTCATTGGAATACCAGGCCCTGCCCATTCTGCATCAGGCCCTACTCACCAG ATATCTCCGATTCTTAAAAATGCACCCTGCTCACAGTCTCCTCCACACATGAGCGGAGGGAGACGCAGGCGGACGGCAGACGATGACCCAGACGAACGCAGGCGGAAGTTTCTGGAAAGGAACAGGGCTGCAGCCTCCCGCTGCAGACAGAAAAGGAAGGTCTGGGTGACATCACTGGAAAAGAAGGCTGAGGAGCTCACACATACCAACCTGCAGCTGCAG AATGAAGTGACGTTGCTCAGGTCAGAGGTCACTCAGCTGAAGCAGATTCTGCTGGCTCATAAAGACTGCCCTGTCACTGCCAGGCAACGAGAAACGCATG GGGGCAGTCCAACAGGAAGTCCCATTCAGGCACACACCGTCCAACTCAATAGCATCTCAACGACCAGTACCcctacagcacacacacacctcaccgCTCACGCCCATTCTGCCAGCTAA